In Carassius gibelio isolate Cgi1373 ecotype wild population from Czech Republic chromosome B2, carGib1.2-hapl.c, whole genome shotgun sequence, a single genomic region encodes these proteins:
- the LOC127950821 gene encoding retinol-binding protein 1-like, which translates to MSPVDMNGYWKMTSNENFDEYMEALDVNVVIRKIASYLIFDKEVVQNGDHFNIKTLTTFRNYHMEFDVGKEFEEDLVGVDDRKCMTTVNWEGDKLVCVQKGEKEGRGWTQWVKGDELHVEMRVCGVVCKQVFKKQVRD; encoded by the exons atgTCTCCGGTAGACATGAATGGATACTGGAAAATGACAAGTAATGAAAACTTTGATGAATACATGGAAGCACTAG ATGTGAATGTTGTCATCAGAAAAATTGCCAGCTATCTCATCTTTGATAAGGAGGTTGTTCAGAATGGTGATCATTTTAATATCAAGACTCTCACCACCTTTAGGAACTACCATATGGAGTTTGATGTTGGAAAGGAGTTTGAGGAGGATTTGGTTGGTGTAGATGATAGGAAATGTATG ACCACAGTAAACTGGGAGGGAGACAAACTGGTGTGTGTACAGAAAGGAGAAAAAGAGGGAAGGGGCTGGACTCAGTGGGTGAAAGGGGATGAGTTACATGTG gaaATGCGAGTCTGTGGAGTGGTGTGTAAACAGGTTTTTAAGAAACAAGTTCGCGACTGA